One genomic region from Spirosoma sp. KCTC 42546 encodes:
- a CDS encoding ComF family protein has translation MFRFIHLLIDDFVNLLFPTLCLGCKQSLIANERVLCSACRINLPETNQHQEPYDQNLLNKFAGKVPVRFLASYLHFTKGGVVQNLIHSFKYRGQKEAAKELASWYGSQLKIESKQLQEIDVILGVPLHLSRYKQRGYNQADWIAQGLAEALNMPMVIDVLNRNAFNESQTHKNRLERWENVNKVFSIVKPDLVKNKNVLIVDDVLTTGATIEACAIELVRAGCKSISVITLAVADR, from the coding sequence ATGTTTCGGTTTATTCATCTATTAATAGACGATTTTGTCAATCTACTTTTTCCTACTTTGTGCCTAGGTTGTAAACAGTCTTTAATAGCTAATGAGCGTGTTTTGTGTTCAGCTTGTAGAATCAATCTTCCGGAGACAAATCAACATCAGGAACCTTACGATCAAAATCTCCTCAATAAGTTTGCCGGAAAAGTACCTGTGCGCTTTTTAGCTTCTTACCTGCATTTTACAAAGGGTGGTGTTGTACAAAATCTAATACACAGCTTTAAATACAGAGGCCAAAAAGAAGCAGCTAAAGAACTGGCAAGCTGGTACGGAAGTCAACTCAAAATAGAAAGTAAACAGCTTCAGGAAATAGACGTAATTCTAGGTGTTCCGTTGCATTTGAGCCGCTACAAGCAACGAGGGTATAATCAGGCAGATTGGATAGCTCAAGGACTGGCTGAAGCACTTAACATGCCAATGGTAATAGATGTGTTAAATAGAAATGCCTTTAATGAATCGCAAACACACAAGAATCGACTTGAACGATGGGAAAACGTAAATAAAGTATTTAGCATTGTGAAGCCAGATCTCGTTAAGAATAAAAACGTACTCATCGTTGATGATGTGCTGACTACTGGTGCCACAATTGAAGCCTGCGCTATTGAATTAGTTAGAGCTGGCTGCAAGTCTATCAGCGTAATAACTCTAGCTGTTGCTGATCGATAG